The following are encoded together in the Onychostoma macrolepis isolate SWU-2019 chromosome 03, ASM1243209v1, whole genome shotgun sequence genome:
- the hgs gene encoding hepatocyte growth factor-regulated tyrosine kinase substrate isoform X1, which translates to MGKGGGTFDRLLDKATSQLLLETDWESILQICDLIRQGDTQAKYAIGAIKKKLNDKNPHVALYALEVLESVVKNCGQTVHDEVASKQTMEELKELFKKQTEPNVKTKILYLIQAWSHAFRNEPKYKVIQDTYQIMKVEGHVFPEFKESDAMFAAERAPDWVDAEECHRCRVQFGVMTRKHHCRACGQIFCGKCSSKYSTIPKFGIEKEVRVCEPCFELLNNHPSLSPPPRKAEGKAASTGQSELPPEYLTSPLSQQSQVVPTESMPPKRDEAALQEEEELQLAIALSQSEAEEKERMRQKNTYSVYPKADPTPVTSSAPPVSTLYSSTVNSSAPSAEDVDPELARYLNRTYWEKKQEEVRKSPTPSAPAPVSLAEPVPISQPVESHTPVQPINIVEQQYQNGESEENHEQFLKALQNAVTTFLNRMKSNHLRGRSITNDSAVLSLFQSINNMHPQLLEVLNQLDEKRLYYEGLQDKLAQVRDARAALNALREEHREKLRRAAEEAERQRQIQLAQKLGIMRQKKQEYLEMQRQLAIQRLQEQEKERQMRLEQQKHTIQMRAQMPAFSLPYAQLQSLPPNVAGGVVYPPAGPPSYPGTFSPAGSVEGSPMHGVYMNQPGQTAAGGPYQAMPVSATDPNMVNAYMYQTAGTSGQPAAPGQAPPTTTPAYTNYQPTPTQGYQNVVSQAQSLPQMSQAAPTNGIAYMGYQPYSMQNMMTALPGQDPNMPPQQPYMPGQQPMYQQMAPPGGPQQQSQQQPVQAPPGSAEAQLISFD; encoded by the exons ATGGGCAAAGGCGGCGGAACGTTTGACAGACTGTTGG ATAAGGCTACAAGTCAGCTGCTGCTGGAGACAGACTGGGAGTCCATTCTGCAGATATGTGACCTCATTCGGCAAGGCGATACGCA GGCAAAATATGCGATTGGTGCCATCAAGAAAAAACTCAATGACAAAAATCCACATGTCGCGCTCTATGCTCTTGAG GTCCTGGAGTCAGTGGTGAAGAACTGTGGCCAGACGGTTCATGATGAAGTGGCCAGTAAGCAGACAATGGAAGAGCTGAAGGAGCTGTTCAAG AAACAAACCGAACCGAACGTGAAGACCAAGATCCTATATCTGATTCAGGCCTGGTCCCACGCCTTCCGCAACGAGCCCAAGTACAAAGTCATCCAGGACACCTATCAGATCATGAAGGTGGAAG GTCATGTCTTCCCAGAATTCAAGGAAAGTGATGCCATGTTTGCAGCTGAAAGG GCTCCTGATTGGGTGGATGCTGAGGAGTGTCATAGATGTAGGGTTCAGTTTGGTGTTATGACCCGAAAG CACCACTGCAGGGCATGTGGGCAGATTTTCTGTGGGAAGTGCTCTTCTAAGTACTCTACCATTCCCAAATTTGGCATTGAGAAGgaggtgcgtgtgtgtgagccCTGCTTCGAGCTTCTCAACAA CCACCCCTCCCTCTCTCCCCCTCCTAGGAAAGCTGAAGGGAAGGCCGCCAGCACTGGGCAGTCCGAGCTTCCCCCTGAGTACCTGACCAGCCCTCTGTCCCAGCAGTCTCAGGTAGTGCCCACCGAATCA ATGCCTCCTAAGAGAGATGAGGCTGCGCTGCAGGAGGAAGAGGAGCTGCAGCTGGCCATCGCACTGTCTCAGAGTGAGGCAGAGGAGAAGGAGAGGATG aGACAGAAGAACACTTACTCTGTGTACCCCAAAGCCGATCCCACCCCTGTGACTTCCTCTGCCCCTCCTGTCAGCACTCTCTACTCCTCTACCGTG AACTCATCAGCTCCATCGGCTGAAGACGTGGATCCAGAG CTGGCTCGTTACCTAAACAGAACTTACTGGGAGAAGAAACAGGAAGAGGTTCGCAAGAGTCCCACCCCCTCTGCTCCTGCTCCAGTTTCACTGGCTGAGCCCGTGCCAATCAGCCAACCAGTGGAAAGCCACACTCCGGTCCAGCCCATCAACATAGTGGAG CAGCAGTATCAGAATGGAGAATCTGAGGAGAACCATGAGCAGTTCCTGAAGGCCTTGCAGAACGCAGTCACCACTTTCCTTAACCGAATGAAGAGCAACCACTTGCGTGGCCGCAGCATCACCAACGACAGCGCTGTGCTCTCTCTCTTCCAGTCCATCAACAACATGCACCCACAGCTGCTGGAAGTACTCAATCAGCTGGATGAAAAGAGAC TGTACTATGAGGGTCTTCAGGACAAACTGGCGCAGGTGCGTGATGCACGGGCAGCACTGAATGCTCTGAGAGAGGAGCACAGGGAGAAGCTGAGACGGGCTGCCGAGGaggcagagagacagagacaaatCCAGCTCGCCCAGAAACTGGGGATAATGCGGCAGAAGAAACAG GAGTACCTGGAGATGCAAAGACAGCTCGCAATCCAGCGTCTGCAGGAGCAGGAGAAGGAGAGACAGATGCGTCTGGAGCAGCAGAAACACACCATTCAGATGAGAGCACAGATGCCTGCGTTCTCTCTGCCTTACGCACAG TTGCAGTCACTGCCTCCTAACGTGGCAGGAGGGGTGGTGTATCCCCCCGCTGGCCCTCCCAGCTATCCTGGCACGTTCAGTCCAGCTGGCTCAGTGGAGGGATCGCCCATGCATGGAGTCTACATGAACCAGCCCGGACAGACAGCTGCAGGTGGCCCGTACCAGGCCATGCCTGTGTCAGCTACAG ATCCCAACATGGTGAATGCTTACATGTATCAGACTGCAGGCACCAGTGGGCAGCCAGCCGCCCCTGGACAAGCCCCTCCCACAACCACCCCTGCCTACACTAACTACCAGCCCACACCTACTCAGGGCTACCAG AACGTGGTCTCTCAAGCTCAAAGTTTGCCCCAGATGTCCCAGGCTGCCCCCACCAACGGTATTGCCTACATGGGCTACCAGCCATACAGCATGCAG AATATGATGACCGCTCTTCCAGGACAAGACCCCAACATGCCTCCCCAACAGCCCTACATGCCTGGGCAGCAGCCTATGTACCAGCAG ATGGCTCCCCCTGGCGGTCCGCAGCAGCAATCACAACAGCAGCCGGTGCAGGCTCCTCCGGGCAGTGCAGAGGCTCAGCTCATTTCATTTGACTGA
- the hgs gene encoding hepatocyte growth factor-regulated tyrosine kinase substrate isoform X2 has protein sequence MGKGGGTFDRLLDKATSQLLLETDWESILQICDLIRQGDTQAKYAIGAIKKKLNDKNPHVALYALEVLESVVKNCGQTVHDEVASKQTMEELKELFKKQTEPNVKTKILYLIQAWSHAFRNEPKYKVIQDTYQIMKVEGHVFPEFKESDAMFAAERAPDWVDAEECHRCRVQFGVMTRKHHCRACGQIFCGKCSSKYSTIPKFGIEKEVRVCEPCFELLNNHPSLSPPPRKAEGKAASTGQSELPPEYLTSPLSQQSQVVPTESMPPKRDEAALQEEEELQLAIALSQSEAEEKERMRQKNTYSVYPKADPTPVTSSAPPVSTLYSSTVNSSAPSAEDVDPELARYLNRTYWEKKQEEVRKSPTPSAPAPVSLAEPVPISQPVESHTPVQPINIVEQYQNGESEENHEQFLKALQNAVTTFLNRMKSNHLRGRSITNDSAVLSLFQSINNMHPQLLEVLNQLDEKRLYYEGLQDKLAQVRDARAALNALREEHREKLRRAAEEAERQRQIQLAQKLGIMRQKKQEYLEMQRQLAIQRLQEQEKERQMRLEQQKHTIQMRAQMPAFSLPYAQLQSLPPNVAGGVVYPPAGPPSYPGTFSPAGSVEGSPMHGVYMNQPGQTAAGGPYQAMPVSATDPNMVNAYMYQTAGTSGQPAAPGQAPPTTTPAYTNYQPTPTQGYQNVVSQAQSLPQMSQAAPTNGIAYMGYQPYSMQNMMTALPGQDPNMPPQQPYMPGQQPMYQQMAPPGGPQQQSQQQPVQAPPGSAEAQLISFD, from the exons ATGGGCAAAGGCGGCGGAACGTTTGACAGACTGTTGG ATAAGGCTACAAGTCAGCTGCTGCTGGAGACAGACTGGGAGTCCATTCTGCAGATATGTGACCTCATTCGGCAAGGCGATACGCA GGCAAAATATGCGATTGGTGCCATCAAGAAAAAACTCAATGACAAAAATCCACATGTCGCGCTCTATGCTCTTGAG GTCCTGGAGTCAGTGGTGAAGAACTGTGGCCAGACGGTTCATGATGAAGTGGCCAGTAAGCAGACAATGGAAGAGCTGAAGGAGCTGTTCAAG AAACAAACCGAACCGAACGTGAAGACCAAGATCCTATATCTGATTCAGGCCTGGTCCCACGCCTTCCGCAACGAGCCCAAGTACAAAGTCATCCAGGACACCTATCAGATCATGAAGGTGGAAG GTCATGTCTTCCCAGAATTCAAGGAAAGTGATGCCATGTTTGCAGCTGAAAGG GCTCCTGATTGGGTGGATGCTGAGGAGTGTCATAGATGTAGGGTTCAGTTTGGTGTTATGACCCGAAAG CACCACTGCAGGGCATGTGGGCAGATTTTCTGTGGGAAGTGCTCTTCTAAGTACTCTACCATTCCCAAATTTGGCATTGAGAAGgaggtgcgtgtgtgtgagccCTGCTTCGAGCTTCTCAACAA CCACCCCTCCCTCTCTCCCCCTCCTAGGAAAGCTGAAGGGAAGGCCGCCAGCACTGGGCAGTCCGAGCTTCCCCCTGAGTACCTGACCAGCCCTCTGTCCCAGCAGTCTCAGGTAGTGCCCACCGAATCA ATGCCTCCTAAGAGAGATGAGGCTGCGCTGCAGGAGGAAGAGGAGCTGCAGCTGGCCATCGCACTGTCTCAGAGTGAGGCAGAGGAGAAGGAGAGGATG aGACAGAAGAACACTTACTCTGTGTACCCCAAAGCCGATCCCACCCCTGTGACTTCCTCTGCCCCTCCTGTCAGCACTCTCTACTCCTCTACCGTG AACTCATCAGCTCCATCGGCTGAAGACGTGGATCCAGAG CTGGCTCGTTACCTAAACAGAACTTACTGGGAGAAGAAACAGGAAGAGGTTCGCAAGAGTCCCACCCCCTCTGCTCCTGCTCCAGTTTCACTGGCTGAGCCCGTGCCAATCAGCCAACCAGTGGAAAGCCACACTCCGGTCCAGCCCATCAACATAGTGGAG CAGTATCAGAATGGAGAATCTGAGGAGAACCATGAGCAGTTCCTGAAGGCCTTGCAGAACGCAGTCACCACTTTCCTTAACCGAATGAAGAGCAACCACTTGCGTGGCCGCAGCATCACCAACGACAGCGCTGTGCTCTCTCTCTTCCAGTCCATCAACAACATGCACCCACAGCTGCTGGAAGTACTCAATCAGCTGGATGAAAAGAGAC TGTACTATGAGGGTCTTCAGGACAAACTGGCGCAGGTGCGTGATGCACGGGCAGCACTGAATGCTCTGAGAGAGGAGCACAGGGAGAAGCTGAGACGGGCTGCCGAGGaggcagagagacagagacaaatCCAGCTCGCCCAGAAACTGGGGATAATGCGGCAGAAGAAACAG GAGTACCTGGAGATGCAAAGACAGCTCGCAATCCAGCGTCTGCAGGAGCAGGAGAAGGAGAGACAGATGCGTCTGGAGCAGCAGAAACACACCATTCAGATGAGAGCACAGATGCCTGCGTTCTCTCTGCCTTACGCACAG TTGCAGTCACTGCCTCCTAACGTGGCAGGAGGGGTGGTGTATCCCCCCGCTGGCCCTCCCAGCTATCCTGGCACGTTCAGTCCAGCTGGCTCAGTGGAGGGATCGCCCATGCATGGAGTCTACATGAACCAGCCCGGACAGACAGCTGCAGGTGGCCCGTACCAGGCCATGCCTGTGTCAGCTACAG ATCCCAACATGGTGAATGCTTACATGTATCAGACTGCAGGCACCAGTGGGCAGCCAGCCGCCCCTGGACAAGCCCCTCCCACAACCACCCCTGCCTACACTAACTACCAGCCCACACCTACTCAGGGCTACCAG AACGTGGTCTCTCAAGCTCAAAGTTTGCCCCAGATGTCCCAGGCTGCCCCCACCAACGGTATTGCCTACATGGGCTACCAGCCATACAGCATGCAG AATATGATGACCGCTCTTCCAGGACAAGACCCCAACATGCCTCCCCAACAGCCCTACATGCCTGGGCAGCAGCCTATGTACCAGCAG ATGGCTCCCCCTGGCGGTCCGCAGCAGCAATCACAACAGCAGCCGGTGCAGGCTCCTCCGGGCAGTGCAGAGGCTCAGCTCATTTCATTTGACTGA
- the hgs gene encoding hepatocyte growth factor-regulated tyrosine kinase substrate isoform X4, which translates to MGKGGGTFDRLLDKATSQLLLETDWESILQICDLIRQGDTQAKYAIGAIKKKLNDKNPHVALYALEVLESVVKNCGQTVHDEVASKQTMEELKELFKKQTEPNVKTKILYLIQAWSHAFRNEPKYKVIQDTYQIMKVEGHVFPEFKESDAMFAAERAPDWVDAEECHRCRVQFGVMTRKHHCRACGQIFCGKCSSKYSTIPKFGIEKEVRVCEPCFELLNKKAEGKAASTGQSELPPEYLTSPLSQQSQVVPTESMPPKRDEAALQEEEELQLAIALSQSEAEEKERMRQKNTYSVYPKADPTPVTSSAPPVSTLYSSTVNSSAPSAEDVDPELARYLNRTYWEKKQEEVRKSPTPSAPAPVSLAEPVPISQPVESHTPVQPINIVEQQYQNGESEENHEQFLKALQNAVTTFLNRMKSNHLRGRSITNDSAVLSLFQSINNMHPQLLEVLNQLDEKRLYYEGLQDKLAQVRDARAALNALREEHREKLRRAAEEAERQRQIQLAQKLGIMRQKKQEYLEMQRQLAIQRLQEQEKERQMRLEQQKHTIQMRAQMPAFSLPYAQLQSLPPNVAGGVVYPPAGPPSYPGTFSPAGSVEGSPMHGVYMNQPGQTAAGGPYQAMPVSATDPNMVNAYMYQTAGTSGQPAAPGQAPPTTTPAYTNYQPTPTQGYQNVVSQAQSLPQMSQAAPTNGIAYMGYQPYSMQNMMTALPGQDPNMPPQQPYMPGQQPMYQQMAPPGGPQQQSQQQPVQAPPGSAEAQLISFD; encoded by the exons ATGGGCAAAGGCGGCGGAACGTTTGACAGACTGTTGG ATAAGGCTACAAGTCAGCTGCTGCTGGAGACAGACTGGGAGTCCATTCTGCAGATATGTGACCTCATTCGGCAAGGCGATACGCA GGCAAAATATGCGATTGGTGCCATCAAGAAAAAACTCAATGACAAAAATCCACATGTCGCGCTCTATGCTCTTGAG GTCCTGGAGTCAGTGGTGAAGAACTGTGGCCAGACGGTTCATGATGAAGTGGCCAGTAAGCAGACAATGGAAGAGCTGAAGGAGCTGTTCAAG AAACAAACCGAACCGAACGTGAAGACCAAGATCCTATATCTGATTCAGGCCTGGTCCCACGCCTTCCGCAACGAGCCCAAGTACAAAGTCATCCAGGACACCTATCAGATCATGAAGGTGGAAG GTCATGTCTTCCCAGAATTCAAGGAAAGTGATGCCATGTTTGCAGCTGAAAGG GCTCCTGATTGGGTGGATGCTGAGGAGTGTCATAGATGTAGGGTTCAGTTTGGTGTTATGACCCGAAAG CACCACTGCAGGGCATGTGGGCAGATTTTCTGTGGGAAGTGCTCTTCTAAGTACTCTACCATTCCCAAATTTGGCATTGAGAAGgaggtgcgtgtgtgtgagccCTGCTTCGAGCTTCTCAACAA GAAAGCTGAAGGGAAGGCCGCCAGCACTGGGCAGTCCGAGCTTCCCCCTGAGTACCTGACCAGCCCTCTGTCCCAGCAGTCTCAGGTAGTGCCCACCGAATCA ATGCCTCCTAAGAGAGATGAGGCTGCGCTGCAGGAGGAAGAGGAGCTGCAGCTGGCCATCGCACTGTCTCAGAGTGAGGCAGAGGAGAAGGAGAGGATG aGACAGAAGAACACTTACTCTGTGTACCCCAAAGCCGATCCCACCCCTGTGACTTCCTCTGCCCCTCCTGTCAGCACTCTCTACTCCTCTACCGTG AACTCATCAGCTCCATCGGCTGAAGACGTGGATCCAGAG CTGGCTCGTTACCTAAACAGAACTTACTGGGAGAAGAAACAGGAAGAGGTTCGCAAGAGTCCCACCCCCTCTGCTCCTGCTCCAGTTTCACTGGCTGAGCCCGTGCCAATCAGCCAACCAGTGGAAAGCCACACTCCGGTCCAGCCCATCAACATAGTGGAG CAGCAGTATCAGAATGGAGAATCTGAGGAGAACCATGAGCAGTTCCTGAAGGCCTTGCAGAACGCAGTCACCACTTTCCTTAACCGAATGAAGAGCAACCACTTGCGTGGCCGCAGCATCACCAACGACAGCGCTGTGCTCTCTCTCTTCCAGTCCATCAACAACATGCACCCACAGCTGCTGGAAGTACTCAATCAGCTGGATGAAAAGAGAC TGTACTATGAGGGTCTTCAGGACAAACTGGCGCAGGTGCGTGATGCACGGGCAGCACTGAATGCTCTGAGAGAGGAGCACAGGGAGAAGCTGAGACGGGCTGCCGAGGaggcagagagacagagacaaatCCAGCTCGCCCAGAAACTGGGGATAATGCGGCAGAAGAAACAG GAGTACCTGGAGATGCAAAGACAGCTCGCAATCCAGCGTCTGCAGGAGCAGGAGAAGGAGAGACAGATGCGTCTGGAGCAGCAGAAACACACCATTCAGATGAGAGCACAGATGCCTGCGTTCTCTCTGCCTTACGCACAG TTGCAGTCACTGCCTCCTAACGTGGCAGGAGGGGTGGTGTATCCCCCCGCTGGCCCTCCCAGCTATCCTGGCACGTTCAGTCCAGCTGGCTCAGTGGAGGGATCGCCCATGCATGGAGTCTACATGAACCAGCCCGGACAGACAGCTGCAGGTGGCCCGTACCAGGCCATGCCTGTGTCAGCTACAG ATCCCAACATGGTGAATGCTTACATGTATCAGACTGCAGGCACCAGTGGGCAGCCAGCCGCCCCTGGACAAGCCCCTCCCACAACCACCCCTGCCTACACTAACTACCAGCCCACACCTACTCAGGGCTACCAG AACGTGGTCTCTCAAGCTCAAAGTTTGCCCCAGATGTCCCAGGCTGCCCCCACCAACGGTATTGCCTACATGGGCTACCAGCCATACAGCATGCAG AATATGATGACCGCTCTTCCAGGACAAGACCCCAACATGCCTCCCCAACAGCCCTACATGCCTGGGCAGCAGCCTATGTACCAGCAG ATGGCTCCCCCTGGCGGTCCGCAGCAGCAATCACAACAGCAGCCGGTGCAGGCTCCTCCGGGCAGTGCAGAGGCTCAGCTCATTTCATTTGACTGA
- the hgs gene encoding hepatocyte growth factor-regulated tyrosine kinase substrate isoform X3: protein MGKGGGTFDRLLDKATSQLLLETDWESILQICDLIRQGDTQAKYAIGAIKKKLNDKNPHVALYALEVLESVVKNCGQTVHDEVASKQTMEELKELFKKQTEPNVKTKILYLIQAWSHAFRNEPKYKVIQDTYQIMKVEGHVFPEFKESDAMFAAERAPDWVDAEECHRCRVQFGVMTRKHHCRACGQIFCGKCSSKYSTIPKFGIEKEVRVCEPCFELLNNHPSLSPPPRKAEGKAASTGQSELPPEYLTSPLSQQSQMPPKRDEAALQEEEELQLAIALSQSEAEEKERMRQKNTYSVYPKADPTPVTSSAPPVSTLYSSTVNSSAPSAEDVDPELARYLNRTYWEKKQEEVRKSPTPSAPAPVSLAEPVPISQPVESHTPVQPINIVEQQYQNGESEENHEQFLKALQNAVTTFLNRMKSNHLRGRSITNDSAVLSLFQSINNMHPQLLEVLNQLDEKRLYYEGLQDKLAQVRDARAALNALREEHREKLRRAAEEAERQRQIQLAQKLGIMRQKKQEYLEMQRQLAIQRLQEQEKERQMRLEQQKHTIQMRAQMPAFSLPYAQLQSLPPNVAGGVVYPPAGPPSYPGTFSPAGSVEGSPMHGVYMNQPGQTAAGGPYQAMPVSATDPNMVNAYMYQTAGTSGQPAAPGQAPPTTTPAYTNYQPTPTQGYQNVVSQAQSLPQMSQAAPTNGIAYMGYQPYSMQNMMTALPGQDPNMPPQQPYMPGQQPMYQQMAPPGGPQQQSQQQPVQAPPGSAEAQLISFD from the exons ATGGGCAAAGGCGGCGGAACGTTTGACAGACTGTTGG ATAAGGCTACAAGTCAGCTGCTGCTGGAGACAGACTGGGAGTCCATTCTGCAGATATGTGACCTCATTCGGCAAGGCGATACGCA GGCAAAATATGCGATTGGTGCCATCAAGAAAAAACTCAATGACAAAAATCCACATGTCGCGCTCTATGCTCTTGAG GTCCTGGAGTCAGTGGTGAAGAACTGTGGCCAGACGGTTCATGATGAAGTGGCCAGTAAGCAGACAATGGAAGAGCTGAAGGAGCTGTTCAAG AAACAAACCGAACCGAACGTGAAGACCAAGATCCTATATCTGATTCAGGCCTGGTCCCACGCCTTCCGCAACGAGCCCAAGTACAAAGTCATCCAGGACACCTATCAGATCATGAAGGTGGAAG GTCATGTCTTCCCAGAATTCAAGGAAAGTGATGCCATGTTTGCAGCTGAAAGG GCTCCTGATTGGGTGGATGCTGAGGAGTGTCATAGATGTAGGGTTCAGTTTGGTGTTATGACCCGAAAG CACCACTGCAGGGCATGTGGGCAGATTTTCTGTGGGAAGTGCTCTTCTAAGTACTCTACCATTCCCAAATTTGGCATTGAGAAGgaggtgcgtgtgtgtgagccCTGCTTCGAGCTTCTCAACAA CCACCCCTCCCTCTCTCCCCCTCCTAGGAAAGCTGAAGGGAAGGCCGCCAGCACTGGGCAGTCCGAGCTTCCCCCTGAGTACCTGACCAGCCCTCTGTCCCAGCAGTCTCAG ATGCCTCCTAAGAGAGATGAGGCTGCGCTGCAGGAGGAAGAGGAGCTGCAGCTGGCCATCGCACTGTCTCAGAGTGAGGCAGAGGAGAAGGAGAGGATG aGACAGAAGAACACTTACTCTGTGTACCCCAAAGCCGATCCCACCCCTGTGACTTCCTCTGCCCCTCCTGTCAGCACTCTCTACTCCTCTACCGTG AACTCATCAGCTCCATCGGCTGAAGACGTGGATCCAGAG CTGGCTCGTTACCTAAACAGAACTTACTGGGAGAAGAAACAGGAAGAGGTTCGCAAGAGTCCCACCCCCTCTGCTCCTGCTCCAGTTTCACTGGCTGAGCCCGTGCCAATCAGCCAACCAGTGGAAAGCCACACTCCGGTCCAGCCCATCAACATAGTGGAG CAGCAGTATCAGAATGGAGAATCTGAGGAGAACCATGAGCAGTTCCTGAAGGCCTTGCAGAACGCAGTCACCACTTTCCTTAACCGAATGAAGAGCAACCACTTGCGTGGCCGCAGCATCACCAACGACAGCGCTGTGCTCTCTCTCTTCCAGTCCATCAACAACATGCACCCACAGCTGCTGGAAGTACTCAATCAGCTGGATGAAAAGAGAC TGTACTATGAGGGTCTTCAGGACAAACTGGCGCAGGTGCGTGATGCACGGGCAGCACTGAATGCTCTGAGAGAGGAGCACAGGGAGAAGCTGAGACGGGCTGCCGAGGaggcagagagacagagacaaatCCAGCTCGCCCAGAAACTGGGGATAATGCGGCAGAAGAAACAG GAGTACCTGGAGATGCAAAGACAGCTCGCAATCCAGCGTCTGCAGGAGCAGGAGAAGGAGAGACAGATGCGTCTGGAGCAGCAGAAACACACCATTCAGATGAGAGCACAGATGCCTGCGTTCTCTCTGCCTTACGCACAG TTGCAGTCACTGCCTCCTAACGTGGCAGGAGGGGTGGTGTATCCCCCCGCTGGCCCTCCCAGCTATCCTGGCACGTTCAGTCCAGCTGGCTCAGTGGAGGGATCGCCCATGCATGGAGTCTACATGAACCAGCCCGGACAGACAGCTGCAGGTGGCCCGTACCAGGCCATGCCTGTGTCAGCTACAG ATCCCAACATGGTGAATGCTTACATGTATCAGACTGCAGGCACCAGTGGGCAGCCAGCCGCCCCTGGACAAGCCCCTCCCACAACCACCCCTGCCTACACTAACTACCAGCCCACACCTACTCAGGGCTACCAG AACGTGGTCTCTCAAGCTCAAAGTTTGCCCCAGATGTCCCAGGCTGCCCCCACCAACGGTATTGCCTACATGGGCTACCAGCCATACAGCATGCAG AATATGATGACCGCTCTTCCAGGACAAGACCCCAACATGCCTCCCCAACAGCCCTACATGCCTGGGCAGCAGCCTATGTACCAGCAG ATGGCTCCCCCTGGCGGTCCGCAGCAGCAATCACAACAGCAGCCGGTGCAGGCTCCTCCGGGCAGTGCAGAGGCTCAGCTCATTTCATTTGACTGA